A window of Pyxidicoccus xibeiensis contains these coding sequences:
- a CDS encoding 3' terminal RNA ribose 2'-O-methyltransferase Hen1 → MLLTLSTTHAPATDLGYLLHKSPHKAQSFALPFGEGHVFYPEATSERCTAALLLEVDPVALVRSRKGPPGEGGALEQYVNDRPYVASSFLSVALSRIFGAAMSGRSRERPELAAQPLPLTARLSVLPCRGGEGFLRRLFEPLGYTVTATRHALDETVPEWGASRYFTVTLEGLKPLGDLLSHLYVLVPVLDDDKHYWVTEDEIDKLLRHGEGWLAAHPEREAITLRYLRHQRGLAREALDRLAAVEEAGEPEAVESARDEEEATLERRVSLDEQRREAVVAVLVEHGVTRVVDVGCGEGKLLKALLKERRFTGITGMDVSIRALERAKERLGWERLPDLQRQRLQLLHGSLVYRDKRLAGYEAATVVEVIEHLDPLRLAAFERVLFEEARPGVVVLTTPNAEFNVRFEGLAPGRFRHRDHRFEWTRAELETWARGVAGRCGYGVRFSPVGPVDAEVGAPTQMAVFTR, encoded by the coding sequence ATGCTCCTGACCCTCTCGACGACCCACGCGCCCGCGACCGACCTGGGCTACCTGCTGCACAAGAGCCCGCACAAGGCGCAGTCGTTCGCGTTGCCCTTCGGAGAGGGCCATGTCTTCTACCCGGAGGCGACCTCAGAGCGGTGCACGGCCGCGCTCCTGCTGGAGGTGGACCCGGTCGCGCTCGTGCGGAGCCGCAAGGGGCCTCCGGGTGAGGGCGGAGCGCTGGAGCAGTACGTCAACGACAGGCCCTATGTGGCCTCGTCCTTCCTGAGCGTGGCGCTGTCGCGCATCTTCGGCGCCGCCATGTCTGGCCGCAGTCGCGAGCGTCCCGAGCTGGCCGCCCAGCCACTGCCGCTGACGGCCCGGCTGTCCGTGCTCCCCTGCCGGGGAGGCGAGGGCTTCCTCCGACGCCTCTTCGAGCCGCTGGGCTACACCGTGACGGCCACCCGGCACGCCCTGGATGAGACCGTCCCGGAGTGGGGCGCCAGCCGGTACTTCACCGTCACCCTGGAGGGGCTCAAGCCGCTGGGCGACCTGCTCAGCCATCTGTACGTGCTCGTGCCGGTGCTCGACGACGACAAGCACTACTGGGTGACGGAGGACGAAATCGACAAGCTCCTCCGCCATGGCGAAGGGTGGCTGGCGGCGCACCCGGAGCGGGAGGCCATCACCCTTCGCTACCTGCGCCACCAGCGCGGCCTCGCACGAGAGGCCCTGGACCGGCTCGCGGCGGTGGAGGAGGCCGGCGAGCCCGAGGCCGTCGAGTCCGCGCGCGATGAGGAGGAGGCCACGCTGGAGCGACGCGTGAGCCTGGACGAGCAGCGCCGCGAGGCCGTGGTAGCCGTCCTGGTGGAGCATGGCGTGACGCGCGTGGTGGACGTGGGCTGTGGCGAGGGCAAGCTGCTCAAGGCGCTCCTGAAGGAGCGGCGGTTCACCGGCATCACCGGTATGGACGTGTCCATCCGGGCCCTGGAGCGGGCGAAGGAGCGCCTGGGCTGGGAGCGGCTCCCGGACCTACAGCGGCAGCGGCTCCAGCTCCTGCACGGCTCGCTGGTGTACCGCGACAAGCGGCTCGCGGGGTACGAGGCCGCCACGGTGGTGGAGGTCATCGAGCACCTGGACCCGCTGCGCCTGGCCGCCTTCGAGCGCGTCCTCTTCGAGGAGGCCCGGCCTGGCGTGGTGGTGCTCACCACTCCCAACGCGGAGTTCAACGTGCGCTTCGAGGGCCTGGCCCCGGGGCGCTTCCGGCACCGGGACCACCGCTTCGAGTGGACGCGGGCGGAGCTCGAGACGTGGGCGCGGGGCGTGGCCGGGCGGTGCGGCTACGGCGTGCGCTTCTCCCCGGTAGGTCCGGTGGACGCGGAGGTCGGCGCTCCGACCCAGATGGCGGTGTTCACGCGATGA
- a CDS encoding S28 family serine protease: protein MSGTAFLARGASALAVVLLLQACGGSAPSEPGRSEDPGASRASALESEDLGEQLRAVPGLTVLLDVWLSNTTKDTRFFILDYEQPADHQRPEGERFLQRMTLLYRYRPGPTPVVLHTLGYALTPTPTQSEPTRLLAAHELRVEHRFFGTSRPASHDWKRLTIEQAAADHHRIVQALRPLLGDGRWLSTGISKGGQAATYHRHFYPDDVDATVAYVTPNVRGETDVRAVRFLETVGTDADCRERLRAIQRAALTRREELLPFAAGVAASSGATFDVLGLDRALEFSVLELPYYFWQLGSQALCPTIPAPDAPASALFDFVQRRTFFTDSFGDAGLQSLAPYYYQAATQLGALRYAEHHLHGLLRYPRQDLPAHLPPLGVRKRFDVTAMLRVGHWVRHAGQRMLFLYGEDDPWSSAPFEVRESNDALRFVVPRGNHGARLMQLPEPERTAALERLFQWAGLAPSAARQGLPVHEADTRLEEGFLEPSHRPL from the coding sequence ATGAGTGGGACAGCATTCCTCGCCCGCGGGGCCTCGGCCCTGGCGGTCGTGTTGCTATTGCAGGCCTGTGGTGGGAGTGCGCCCTCGGAGCCTGGCCGCTCCGAAGACCCGGGCGCGTCCCGGGCCTCCGCGCTGGAGTCGGAGGACCTCGGGGAGCAGCTGCGCGCCGTCCCGGGGCTCACCGTGCTGCTGGACGTGTGGCTGTCGAACACGACGAAGGACACGCGCTTCTTCATCCTCGACTACGAGCAGCCGGCGGACCACCAGCGCCCCGAGGGCGAGCGGTTTCTCCAGCGCATGACGCTCCTCTACCGCTACCGGCCGGGGCCCACGCCGGTGGTGCTGCACACGCTCGGTTACGCGCTGACGCCCACGCCCACCCAGAGCGAGCCCACGCGGCTGCTGGCGGCCCACGAGCTGCGCGTCGAGCACCGCTTCTTCGGCACCTCGCGCCCGGCCTCCCACGACTGGAAGCGGCTCACCATCGAGCAGGCCGCGGCCGACCACCACCGCATCGTCCAGGCGCTGCGCCCGCTGCTGGGAGACGGCCGATGGCTGAGCACCGGCATCAGCAAGGGCGGCCAGGCGGCCACCTACCACCGCCACTTCTACCCGGACGACGTGGACGCCACCGTCGCCTATGTGACGCCCAACGTGCGCGGGGAGACGGACGTGCGGGCCGTGCGCTTCCTCGAGACGGTGGGCACCGACGCGGACTGCCGCGAGCGGCTCCGGGCCATCCAGCGGGCCGCGCTCACCCGGCGCGAGGAGCTGCTGCCCTTCGCGGCCGGGGTGGCGGCGAGCAGCGGCGCCACCTTCGACGTGCTCGGCTTGGACCGGGCGCTGGAGTTCTCCGTCCTGGAGCTGCCCTATTACTTCTGGCAGCTCGGGAGCCAGGCCCTCTGTCCGACGATTCCGGCTCCGGACGCGCCCGCCTCGGCGCTCTTCGACTTCGTCCAGCGCCGCACGTTCTTCACCGACAGCTTCGGGGACGCGGGGCTCCAGTCCCTTGCGCCCTACTACTACCAGGCGGCCACGCAGCTCGGCGCGCTGCGCTACGCGGAGCACCACCTGCACGGGCTGCTGCGCTACCCACGGCAGGACCTCCCCGCCCACCTGCCGCCGCTCGGTGTGCGGAAGCGGTTCGACGTCACCGCCATGCTGCGCGTGGGGCACTGGGTGCGCCACGCGGGCCAGCGGATGCTGTTCCTCTACGGCGAGGACGACCCGTGGTCCTCCGCCCCCTTCGAGGTGCGCGAGTCGAATGATGCGCTGCGCTTCGTCGTGCCCCGCGGCAACCACGGCGCGCGCCTCATGCAGCTCCCCGAGCCCGAGCGCACCGCCGCACTGGAGCGCCTCTTCCAGTGGGCTGGCCTGGCTCCGTCCGCGGCCCGACAGGGCCTGCCCGTGCATGAGGCCGACACCCGGCTGGAGGAGGGCTTCCTCGAGCCGTCGCACCGGCCGCTGTAG
- a CDS encoding putative Ig domain-containing protein — translation MSSPRALAPLLVLLLLSACSDPDPTPGPVDSGVTRDAGSEQDAGPDTDAGPDTDAGPDTDAGPDTDAGTDAGTDLAVTSSILPDGYAGRAYSATLAAVGGVPPYEWTLATGTPPAGLTLSLEGVLSGTPATVGGEALTVSVRDSTGVSVRGPVSLTTYAAPDLAAVPGQQNSVGDDVSLTFRVSGGKGPFSFTADTLPPGLTLTPAGVLEGTLSQAGTFSSNVTATDANGVTATRAVSFTVQLRLAITTNVLTQGTRGEPYELTLTAVGGLAPLRWSVSVGTLPAGLTLSPSGVISGTPAEEGTVTFVVTAQDVNAQTTSREFTLTVRTSGSPVFTVGQWNLTYFGSDTQGPPNSASDGGTSDDLQIAYARDVMRDAGANVWGMVEMVDTADFDTLKAQLPGFSGFLANNTAFVSGGTSPYGNSSQKPGILYDSSLTFQSARLILTDQLADFSSRPPLRVDFTTEVQGVETPLVVIVVHMRANSSDPTGPRDARQRASAALKTYLDQQLPTRHVLVLGDWNDDVDESISLDPGSGTPLPTPYQDLVSDAERYTFITRELSLAGDDTTIGFENVVDHTLASNEVAARYVAGSARVLYADNEIPDVLNRVSDHRPVLSRYAFSAETGPFLRLKSPLGGAYQAGTVLPITWTSFGLGQVRVEATLNGGEQWDVLASSVPAVNGSYAWTLPDLDSVRVHVRVVDVANPARTDTNIDPITVRRGPARVFINEFLADEPGANGPPNSAYEFIEVVNASSFTMDLGGWTLWDGTSNARHVFPAGLKLGPRKAYVVFGGAAALPAGRTNAAAASSGTLGLGNDDSVSIRAPDGSLVDHHGYQGSVEGVSRNRSVDGSFDAEFLPHTDLPSGRPSSPGTRQDGTEF, via the coding sequence ATGTCGTCCCCCCGCGCGCTCGCGCCGCTGCTCGTCCTCCTCCTGCTTTCCGCCTGCTCCGACCCCGACCCCACCCCCGGACCGGTGGACAGCGGAGTCACCCGGGATGCCGGCTCCGAGCAGGACGCAGGCCCCGACACGGACGCGGGCCCCGACACGGACGCGGGCCCCGACACGGACGCGGGCCCCGACACCGATGCGGGCACCGACGCGGGCACGGACCTCGCCGTCACGTCGAGCATCCTGCCGGATGGGTACGCGGGCCGGGCGTACTCGGCCACCCTTGCGGCGGTCGGCGGTGTTCCGCCCTACGAGTGGACGCTGGCGACGGGAACGCCGCCCGCCGGCCTGACGCTCTCCCTCGAGGGCGTGCTGTCCGGCACTCCGGCCACGGTCGGCGGAGAAGCCCTGACCGTGAGCGTGCGGGACTCCACGGGTGTCTCCGTCCGGGGGCCCGTCTCGCTCACCACCTACGCGGCTCCTGACCTCGCCGCGGTGCCTGGCCAGCAGAACTCCGTGGGCGACGACGTGTCGCTGACGTTCCGGGTGTCCGGAGGCAAGGGGCCCTTCTCCTTCACTGCCGACACGCTGCCCCCGGGCCTGACGCTGACGCCGGCCGGCGTCCTCGAGGGCACGCTCAGCCAGGCCGGAACCTTCTCCTCCAATGTCACCGCCACGGACGCCAACGGAGTGACGGCCACGCGCGCCGTCAGCTTCACCGTCCAGCTGCGCCTCGCCATCACCACCAACGTGCTGACCCAGGGCACGCGGGGCGAGCCCTACGAGCTCACCCTCACCGCTGTGGGTGGACTCGCACCGCTGAGGTGGAGCGTCTCTGTCGGTACCCTGCCCGCCGGGCTCACCCTCTCCCCCTCGGGCGTCATCTCCGGAACGCCCGCTGAAGAGGGAACCGTCACGTTCGTCGTCACCGCGCAGGACGTGAACGCCCAGACGACTTCGCGCGAGTTCACGCTGACCGTGCGAACCTCGGGCTCGCCGGTGTTCACCGTGGGCCAGTGGAACCTCACCTACTTCGGCTCCGACACGCAGGGTCCTCCCAACTCCGCCTCGGACGGCGGCACCTCCGACGACCTCCAGATTGCCTACGCGCGCGACGTGATGCGTGACGCCGGGGCCAACGTCTGGGGCATGGTGGAGATGGTGGACACGGCCGACTTCGACACGCTCAAGGCCCAGCTCCCCGGCTTCAGCGGCTTCCTGGCCAACAACACCGCCTTCGTCTCCGGCGGCACGTCTCCCTACGGCAACAGCAGCCAGAAGCCGGGCATCCTCTACGACAGCTCGCTCACGTTCCAGAGCGCGCGCCTCATCCTGACGGACCAGCTCGCGGACTTCAGCAGCCGCCCGCCGCTGCGCGTGGACTTCACCACGGAGGTTCAGGGCGTGGAGACGCCGCTGGTGGTCATCGTCGTCCACATGCGGGCCAACAGCTCCGACCCCACCGGCCCCCGGGACGCGCGCCAGCGCGCCAGCGCAGCGCTCAAGACGTATCTGGACCAGCAACTGCCCACGCGGCACGTGCTCGTGCTGGGTGACTGGAACGACGACGTGGACGAGTCCATCTCCCTGGACCCGGGCTCCGGCACGCCGCTGCCCACGCCCTACCAGGACCTGGTGTCCGACGCCGAGCGCTACACCTTCATCACCCGGGAGCTGTCGCTCGCGGGAGACGACACCACCATCGGCTTCGAGAACGTCGTCGACCACACGCTGGCCAGCAACGAGGTGGCCGCCCGGTACGTCGCCGGCTCGGCCCGCGTCCTGTACGCGGACAACGAGATTCCCGACGTCCTCAACCGCGTGAGCGACCACCGCCCCGTCCTCAGCCGCTATGCCTTCAGCGCGGAGACCGGCCCCTTCCTCCGGCTCAAGTCGCCCCTGGGAGGCGCGTACCAGGCCGGCACCGTGCTCCCCATCACCTGGACGTCCTTCGGCCTGGGCCAGGTCCGCGTCGAAGCCACCCTCAACGGCGGTGAGCAGTGGGACGTGCTGGCCTCCTCGGTGCCGGCGGTGAATGGCAGCTACGCGTGGACACTGCCGGACCTCGACTCCGTGAGAGTGCACGTGCGCGTCGTGGACGTGGCAAACCCGGCACGCACCGACACGAACATCGACCCCATCACCGTCCGCCGGGGTCCCGCGCGGGTGTTCATCAACGAGTTCCTCGCGGACGAACCCGGCGCCAATGGCCCGCCCAACTCCGCCTATGAGTTCATCGAGGTCGTCAACGCGAGCTCCTTCACCATGGACCTTGGCGGCTGGACCTTGTGGGACGGCACCAGCAACGCGCGGCACGTCTTCCCCGCGGGGCTGAAGCTGGGCCCGCGCAAGGCCTACGTCGTCTTCGGTGGAGCCGCCGCGCTGCCGGCCGGAAGGACCAATGCGGCGGCCGCCAGCAGCGGAACGCTGGGCCTGGGCAACGACGACAGCGTGAGCATCCGGGCGCCAGACGGCAGCCTGGTGGACCACCACGGCTATCAGGGCAGCGTGGAGGGCGTGTCCAGGAATCGGAGCGTGGATGGAAGCTTCGACGCGGAATTCCTCCCGCACACCGACCTGCCCTCCGGGCGGCCCTCGTCCCCTGGCACACGTCAGGACGGCACCGAGTTCTGA
- a CDS encoding PKD domain-containing protein, translating into MSPVVPGSRKGRSRARVIVGLVSGGVLLVVGLALVVPREVEPPLRPTSLGTVVAAPVRAAEVAPSPAIRARLRPPAHALVPPAATGEALSEALNEERVVLASSAVIEGIDADRPWVCAGEPMMLSARVGGEAEPGAVQRWVWPGAEAGAELQPGSRLQWRAPATAGRYFVRFQLCKDLGGRRVGVLAEQLVGIDVRACGKGEGQADALRIEVTQRGSGDFSFQAVSPNASTSYVWDFGDGNAALTKRPAATHGYATQALGAHDVRGFTVRLSARGARGEQTATAFVLVRGQPPPDAPPQARLKVERAAGASVAEVWRSEVQVDVLEGGDVSWERVERLTVSWDDQVDVRTRAWREVITVAEDLGRGGFRGHVTVLPTEVRPEVKQVIDFLHGRDATGREVALSWAAYKAEPMGPAPGTSERPPPK; encoded by the coding sequence ATGTCACCTGTTGTCCCTGGAAGTCGCAAAGGCAGGAGCCGTGCCCGCGTCATCGTGGGCCTGGTGTCGGGTGGGGTGCTGCTGGTCGTGGGCCTGGCGCTGGTGGTGCCCCGGGAGGTAGAGCCGCCGCTCCGGCCCACCAGCCTGGGCACCGTCGTGGCGGCGCCCGTGCGCGCGGCGGAGGTGGCTCCGAGCCCCGCCATCCGTGCGCGGCTGCGGCCGCCGGCGCACGCGCTCGTTCCGCCCGCCGCGACGGGCGAGGCCCTCTCCGAGGCGCTGAACGAGGAGCGGGTGGTGCTGGCGTCGAGCGCCGTCATCGAGGGCATCGACGCGGACCGTCCGTGGGTGTGCGCGGGTGAGCCGATGATGCTGTCGGCTCGCGTGGGAGGTGAGGCCGAGCCGGGCGCCGTCCAGCGGTGGGTGTGGCCGGGCGCGGAGGCGGGGGCGGAGCTGCAGCCCGGCTCGCGGCTCCAGTGGCGCGCTCCGGCCACTGCGGGCCGGTACTTCGTGCGCTTCCAGCTCTGCAAGGACCTGGGGGGCCGGCGCGTGGGCGTGCTCGCGGAGCAGCTCGTCGGCATCGACGTGCGCGCGTGCGGAAAGGGGGAGGGGCAGGCCGATGCGCTGCGCATCGAGGTCACCCAGCGAGGCAGCGGAGACTTCAGCTTCCAGGCGGTATCCCCGAACGCCTCCACCTCGTACGTGTGGGACTTCGGGGACGGAAATGCCGCGCTGACGAAGAGGCCTGCGGCGACGCATGGCTATGCGACGCAGGCACTGGGTGCACACGACGTGCGGGGATTCACTGTGAGGCTGTCCGCCCGTGGGGCGCGAGGCGAGCAGACCGCGACGGCATTCGTGCTGGTCCGGGGGCAGCCGCCGCCGGATGCGCCACCCCAGGCGCGCCTGAAGGTCGAGCGAGCGGCCGGGGCCTCCGTGGCGGAGGTCTGGCGGAGCGAGGTCCAGGTCGACGTGCTCGAAGGCGGCGACGTCAGCTGGGAGCGCGTGGAGCGGCTCACCGTCAGCTGGGATGACCAGGTGGACGTGCGCACCCGTGCGTGGCGCGAGGTCATCACCGTGGCGGAGGACCTGGGCCGTGGAGGCTTCCGGGGACACGTCACCGTGCTTCCCACCGAGGTGCGGCCAGAGGTGAAGCAGGTCATCGACTTCCTCCATGGCCGCGACGCGACAGGGCGGGAGGTGGCGCTGTCCTGGGCCGCCTACAAGGCCGAGCCCATGGGCCCGGCGCCTGGCACCTCGGAGCGGCCGCCGCCGAAGTAG